One Megasphaera vaginalis (ex Bordigoni et al. 2020) genomic region harbors:
- the brnQ gene encoding branched-chain amino acid transport system II carrier protein, with amino-acid sequence MGETTKSKNFFIPLGLMLFALFFGAGNLIFPASMGQHAGTNVWYAVLGFVFTGVGLPLAGVLAMGYSGCRNLEELAGRVHPVFGVCFTVISYMAIGPCFATPRTGSVSYEIAVRPFLENGGNDMIMTGFLVIFFVISYWLSATPSKLVDRIGKILTPALLITILILIAKSFITPLGVPQSPTDAYATAGTAWVTGFLEGYNTMDAIASLVFSVLVIEFIVADGVTSTMGITKEVFKSGVVAVGCLAFVYIFISKLGAESVTQMGILETGAPVLSNSAQILLGYGGAIILAIIVLLACLSTSIGLITSCATYFQLLLGHFGYKTYVAIFSVFSFGVAMFGLKTIIVAAIPVLMFVYPIVVVLIILTFLHKSFGGRQCVYAWTVGLTMMPALINGTQTAKISLGGIDTFFNTMVPLHSLGMGWVLFALAGFIIGLVWKGVASSKESPAA; translated from the coding sequence ATGGGTGAAACAACAAAAAGCAAGAATTTCTTTATTCCACTTGGTCTCATGCTCTTTGCGCTGTTCTTCGGGGCAGGGAACCTGATTTTCCCGGCTTCCATGGGGCAGCACGCCGGTACGAACGTCTGGTATGCCGTACTGGGCTTCGTCTTTACCGGTGTCGGTCTGCCGTTGGCAGGGGTCTTGGCGATGGGGTATTCGGGCTGCCGCAATCTGGAAGAGCTGGCCGGCCGTGTTCATCCCGTATTCGGCGTCTGCTTTACCGTTATTTCCTACATGGCTATCGGACCGTGCTTCGCTACGCCGCGTACAGGCAGCGTTTCTTATGAAATCGCCGTCCGCCCGTTCCTGGAAAACGGTGGCAACGATATGATCATGACGGGATTTCTCGTTATTTTCTTTGTTATTTCCTACTGGTTGTCAGCTACACCGTCCAAATTGGTTGACCGTATCGGCAAGATCCTTACTCCCGCACTTTTAATTACCATCCTTATCCTGATTGCCAAATCTTTCATTACGCCGTTGGGCGTACCGCAGTCTCCGACCGATGCTTACGCGACGGCAGGTACGGCGTGGGTAACGGGCTTCCTGGAAGGATATAACACGATGGATGCCATCGCTTCTCTGGTCTTCTCCGTACTGGTTATCGAATTCATCGTTGCTGACGGCGTAACGAGCACGATGGGGATTACCAAAGAAGTCTTCAAATCAGGCGTTGTCGCCGTAGGCTGCCTGGCTTTCGTTTACATCTTTATTTCCAAGCTTGGCGCCGAAAGCGTTACGCAAATGGGTATTTTGGAAACAGGCGCTCCTGTACTTTCCAATAGCGCGCAGATTCTTTTGGGTTACGGCGGGGCCATTATTTTGGCGATCATCGTGCTCTTGGCCTGCCTTTCGACAAGTATCGGCCTGATTACGTCCTGTGCAACCTATTTCCAACTGCTTTTAGGCCATTTTGGTTATAAGACGTATGTCGCCATCTTCTCCGTATTTTCCTTCGGTGTTGCCATGTTCGGCTTGAAAACGATCATCGTAGCCGCTATTCCGGTATTGATGTTCGTATATCCTATCGTCGTCGTTCTGATTATTCTCACGTTCCTGCATAAATCCTTTGGCGGCCGTCAATGCGTTTATGCGTGGACTGTCGGTCTTACGATGATGCCGGCCTTGATCAACGGTACGCAGACCGCTAAAATATCCCTCGGCGGAATCGATACCTTCTTCAATACGATGGTACCGCTCCATTCACTCGGTATGGGGTGGGTTCTCTTCGCCTTGGCAGGTTTTATTATCGGTTTGGTGTGGAAAGGCGTCGCATCCTCCAAGGAAAGTCCTGCTGCATAA
- a CDS encoding glutamine--tRNA ligase/YqeY domain fusion protein: protein MDQELTKNFIENFIDEDNEANTYGRRVHTRFPPEPNGYLHIGHAKSICLNFGIAQKYGGMTNLRFDDTNPTKEGVEYVNAIKKDVEWLGFSWDDRLFFASDYFDIFYDYAVKLIKLGKAYVDDLTGDQIREYRGTFNEPGKESPFRNRSVEENLRLFTEMKEGKYKDGEKVLRAKIDMASPNINMRDPVLYRIVHAVHHRTGNKWCIYPIYDFAHPLEDAIERVTHSICTLEFEDHRPLYNWCLEEWEDPQGQKPRQIEFARLNITQMVMSKRKLRLLVEKGIVSDWDDPRMPTIAGIRRRGYTPAAIRDFCERIGVAKADSTVDAALLEYCIREDLKLKMPRLMTVIDPLKVVITNYPEGGTELMEADNNQENEALGKRKISFSRTIYIERNDFMERPVKKFFRLAPGKEVRLKYAYIIKCEEVIKDESGRITELRCTYDPESRSGSGANADRKVKGTLHWVNAADAVDVEVRLYDSLLLDTDSGDGDFLAQVNPKSLAVCHGKAERALAAYGIGDKFQFLRQGYFVIDEDTTEDHLVVNRIVGLRDTWAKMQKK, encoded by the coding sequence ATGGATCAGGAACTGACAAAAAATTTTATTGAAAATTTTATTGATGAAGATAACGAAGCCAATACATACGGACGGCGCGTTCATACGCGTTTTCCACCGGAACCGAACGGATATCTCCACATCGGTCACGCCAAGTCGATCTGCCTCAACTTCGGCATTGCCCAAAAGTATGGCGGCATGACGAATCTGCGCTTTGATGACACGAATCCGACGAAGGAAGGCGTGGAATACGTCAATGCCATTAAAAAAGACGTGGAATGGCTAGGTTTTTCCTGGGATGACAGGCTTTTTTTCGCTTCCGATTATTTTGACATCTTTTATGATTACGCCGTAAAGCTGATTAAGTTGGGGAAAGCTTACGTCGATGATTTGACAGGGGACCAGATCCGCGAGTACCGCGGCACTTTTAATGAACCGGGAAAGGAAAGTCCCTTTAGAAATCGCAGCGTGGAGGAGAATCTCCGTCTTTTCACCGAAATGAAAGAAGGCAAATATAAAGACGGTGAAAAGGTTCTTCGGGCAAAAATTGATATGGCCAGTCCGAATATCAACATGCGCGATCCCGTTCTTTATCGCATTGTTCATGCTGTTCACCATCGGACGGGAAACAAGTGGTGCATCTATCCGATCTATGATTTCGCGCATCCCCTGGAAGATGCCATTGAACGGGTTACTCATTCCATTTGCACGTTGGAATTTGAAGATCACCGGCCTTTATATAACTGGTGCCTGGAAGAGTGGGAAGATCCGCAAGGGCAGAAGCCGCGACAGATCGAGTTTGCCCGCCTGAATATTACGCAGATGGTCATGAGTAAACGAAAGCTTCGTCTCCTCGTAGAAAAGGGAATCGTCAGCGACTGGGATGATCCCCGCATGCCGACGATCGCCGGTATTCGCCGCCGTGGCTATACACCGGCGGCGATCCGCGATTTTTGTGAACGCATCGGCGTTGCCAAAGCGGACAGTACTGTCGATGCGGCGTTGTTGGAATATTGCATTCGCGAAGATCTGAAGCTGAAAATGCCGCGCTTGATGACAGTCATTGATCCCCTGAAGGTTGTTATTACCAATTATCCCGAAGGCGGGACGGAATTGATGGAAGCCGATAATAATCAGGAAAACGAAGCGCTCGGCAAGAGAAAAATATCATTTAGCAGGACGATCTACATTGAACGAAACGATTTCATGGAAAGGCCGGTCAAAAAATTCTTCCGTCTCGCGCCGGGGAAAGAGGTCCGTCTGAAATATGCCTATATCATCAAGTGCGAAGAGGTAATCAAAGATGAAAGCGGCAGGATCACGGAACTCCGCTGCACGTATGATCCGGAAAGCAGGAGCGGCAGCGGCGCCAACGCTGACAGAAAAGTCAAAGGGACCCTTCACTGGGTAAATGCGGCAGACGCCGTCGATGTGGAAGTGCGGCTTTATGATTCGCTGTTGCTTGATACGGATAGCGGCGACGGCGATTTTCTGGCACAGGTCAATCCGAAGAGTTTGGCAGTTTGTCACGGCAAGGCGGAACGGGCTCTGGCTGCTTACGGAATCGGCGACAAGTTTCAGTTCCTGCGGCAGGGGTATTTCGTCATTGACGAAGATACGACAGAAGATCACTTGGTCGTCAACCGGATCGTAGGGCTTCGCGACACCTGGGCGAAGATGCAAAAAAAATAA
- the radC gene encoding RadC family protein, with protein MTLALRQLSACEKPREKFLDYGPDGVSTQDLLAILLRTGLKGESVLDLARTVIRSLPNENICHLGSVSVADLCRIRGIGRDKAVTVCAAVELGKRIAKEHVKQTAPDFSSPRAIADYVMEDMRYLQQEQFTAVYLSTKNKLIAVRTITVGTLNASLAKGRDVFRYALQYNAAAIVLLHNHPSGDPAPSQDDIRVTRQIADAGRVMEIPVLDHIIIGDGIYTSLCEQGYL; from the coding sequence GTGACCTTGGCACTGCGGCAGTTATCTGCCTGTGAGAAGCCGAGAGAAAAATTTTTGGACTATGGCCCTGACGGGGTCAGTACGCAAGACTTGTTGGCCATTCTGTTGCGCACGGGCTTGAAGGGTGAATCCGTGCTGGATCTGGCCAGAACCGTTATCCGTTCGTTGCCAAATGAAAATATCTGTCATTTGGGCAGCGTCAGCGTTGCCGATCTCTGCCGCATTCGCGGTATCGGCAGAGACAAAGCCGTGACCGTTTGTGCAGCTGTTGAACTGGGAAAGCGTATTGCCAAGGAGCACGTTAAGCAGACGGCCCCCGATTTCAGCTCGCCTCGAGCCATCGCCGATTACGTCATGGAAGATATGCGGTATTTACAGCAAGAGCAGTTTACCGCTGTATATTTGTCCACCAAGAATAAGCTTATCGCTGTCCGCACCATTACCGTAGGAACGTTGAATGCCAGCTTGGCGAAAGGCCGTGACGTCTTTCGTTATGCGCTGCAATATAATGCGGCTGCCATCGTCCTGCTTCACAATCATCCTTCAGGCGATCCTGCGCCGAGTCAGGATGATATCCGGGTTACGAGGCAGATAGCCGACGCCGGCAGAGTTATGGAGATCCCCGTTTTGGATCATATTATTATTGGCGACGGCATTTACACGAGCCTTTGTGAACAAGGCTATCTTTGA
- a CDS encoding DUF4321 domain-containing protein, whose amino-acid sequence MMKSVTSHSLLFFVLFLVVGGILGGIIGEILSASSFGAMLPMLTRHYEIMDIQNVRFNLYIMDIQLGLHFAPNLLSIIGIVLAGLICKRL is encoded by the coding sequence ATGATGAAGTCCGTAACGTCGCATAGTCTGTTGTTTTTTGTGCTTTTCCTCGTCGTCGGAGGCATCTTGGGCGGAATTATCGGGGAGATTTTGTCTGCGTCGTCGTTCGGCGCCATGCTGCCGATGCTGACCAGACATTATGAAATAATGGACATACAAAATGTACGCTTCAATCTGTATATCATGGATATTCAGTTAGGGCTTCATTTTGCGCCGAACCTGCTGAGTATTATCGGCATTGTCTTGGCCGGATTGATTTGCAAGCGTTTATGA
- a CDS encoding GHMP kinase — translation MEIRVRVPGSCGELLQGVAGTTPFLVTAPVNRYTTVFISDTCRPAVPLGEKSRSALRRTLAYLGESRFPFSLSLCSELPQGKGMASSSADVSAVIIATAAAFGRRLSEAETAVLATSVEPTDGIFCRGIVAFDHVHGAVLHRWTEIPPYCIAVFDMGGSVDTLALHRKLATQGEKRLRLPAETLCSMTVDDVLQAAAESLFLNQEILRKPQLGVLAATARQYGAVSICGAHSGTVVGAFFPVSLTPETVRQMGEEIAAAFPEWRLLDVVRLIDGGYEMTCR, via the coding sequence ATGGAAATACGTGTTCGCGTTCCCGGATCTTGCGGCGAATTGCTGCAGGGAGTTGCCGGTACGACGCCTTTCCTGGTAACAGCGCCGGTCAATCGATATACGACTGTCTTTATTTCGGATACTTGCCGGCCGGCCGTTCCGTTGGGGGAAAAGAGTCGATCCGCTTTGCGGCGGACGTTGGCGTATTTGGGAGAAAGCCGGTTTCCGTTCTCCCTTTCCCTTTGTTCCGAGCTGCCGCAAGGCAAGGGCATGGCTTCCAGCAGCGCCGACGTCAGCGCCGTCATCATTGCTACGGCTGCGGCGTTCGGCAGGAGACTATCCGAAGCGGAAACGGCCGTTCTGGCAACGTCTGTCGAACCGACGGACGGAATTTTCTGCCGCGGCATCGTTGCGTTTGATCATGTACACGGCGCCGTTTTGCATCGCTGGACGGAAATTCCGCCTTACTGTATCGCCGTATTCGACATGGGCGGTTCCGTAGATACGCTGGCGCTTCATCGCAAGCTTGCAACGCAGGGGGAAAAAAGGCTGCGCCTGCCGGCGGAAACGCTTTGTTCCATGACCGTCGACGATGTGCTGCAAGCGGCGGCAGAGAGTTTGTTCCTGAATCAGGAAATCCTCAGAAAGCCGCAGTTGGGAGTTTTGGCGGCAACGGCGCGGCAATATGGCGCCGTCAGTATTTGCGGCGCTCACAGCGGTACTGTCGTAGGCGCTTTTTTTCCGGTCTCGTTGACGCCGGAAACGGTGCGGCAGATGGGCGAGGAGATCGCTGCGGCTTTTCCGGAATGGCGGCTCCTCGATGTGGTACGTCTTATTGACGGCGGGTATGAAATGACATGCAGGTGA
- the cobD gene encoding threonine-phosphate decarboxylase CobD yields MMIREFEHGGNIYEPAPDGEAWLDFSANINPLGLPSSVRNVLAREWGQVIHYPDPQGRELKTAIGTFYQVPTGNVILGNGAAELLYLFFHALRPRTVLLPVPSFNEYERAALAGNAGVKYFFMTATTAFDLDVLRLLSAMEGADCLVLGNPNNPTGNLLDREKVETIVAHAAKKNMTVIVDESFLDFRKDRESYTAFPLIRQYDNLFIIQSLTKFYALPGLRLGFGIGNQTLLSLLEKHKDVWNVNILAQKAGAAALADSGYQSLSRSFVESAGDHFVSLLQKIPHLHIYPRTVNFLFLAWMTDAINAEMLSLHMKKNHILIRDCSNYPALDSTFFRIAVRKKEENIRLFENLKDYINSF; encoded by the coding sequence ATGATGATACGAGAATTTGAACATGGCGGCAATATTTACGAACCGGCGCCGGACGGCGAAGCGTGGCTGGATTTCAGCGCCAACATCAACCCCCTCGGGTTGCCGTCTTCTGTGCGAAACGTTTTGGCGCGGGAATGGGGACAGGTCATTCACTATCCCGACCCGCAAGGACGGGAATTAAAGACGGCTATCGGCACCTTTTATCAGGTGCCGACAGGAAACGTGATACTCGGTAACGGCGCCGCCGAATTACTCTATCTGTTTTTTCATGCCCTGCGTCCCCGAACGGTGCTTTTGCCTGTCCCGTCCTTCAATGAATACGAACGGGCGGCGCTTGCCGGAAATGCCGGTGTGAAATATTTTTTCATGACGGCGACAACGGCTTTTGACTTGGACGTTTTACGGTTGTTGTCGGCGATGGAGGGCGCAGATTGCCTGGTTCTGGGCAATCCCAACAATCCGACGGGAAACTTGCTCGATCGGGAAAAAGTGGAAACGATTGTTGCTCATGCGGCAAAAAAGAATATGACCGTAATCGTGGACGAGTCGTTTTTGGATTTCCGAAAGGATCGGGAATCTTACACGGCGTTTCCCTTGATCAGACAGTACGACAATTTGTTTATTATTCAGTCGCTGACGAAATTCTATGCGTTGCCAGGTCTGCGTCTCGGTTTCGGTATCGGCAATCAGACGCTTCTTTCTTTGCTGGAAAAACATAAAGATGTATGGAACGTCAATATTTTGGCGCAAAAAGCGGGGGCGGCGGCGCTAGCCGACAGCGGCTACCAATCTTTGTCACGATCGTTTGTCGAATCGGCAGGCGATCATTTTGTTTCTCTTTTGCAAAAGATTCCGCATCTCCATATTTATCCCCGAACCGTAAATTTTCTTTTTCTTGCGTGGATGACAGATGCGATAAATGCAGAAATGCTTTCTTTGCATATGAAAAAAAATCATATTTTAATCCGTGACTGCAGTAATTATCCGGCACTGGATTCAACGTTTTTCCGCATCGCTGTGCGTAAAAAAGAAGAGAATATAAGATTGTTTGAAAATCTAAAAGATTACATTAATTCATTTTGA
- a CDS encoding Maf family protein, producing MLILASESPRRKELLTQLTTYIATASTYEETAPKKEKPKRFVLKQACGKACEVAKTYPDQWVLGADTVVVLDGKILGKPKDAAQAVKMLKALSGRQHSVYTGLALVCGKTVKTKVVKTDVWFRKLTVKEITGYVESGEPLDKAGAYGIQGGAASFVTKLNGSYTNVVGLPLAQLQTMLKKAKVLL from the coding sequence GTGTTGATTTTGGCTTCGGAATCGCCGCGGCGAAAAGAGTTGCTGACGCAGTTGACAACGTATATAGCGACGGCCAGCACGTATGAGGAAACGGCGCCAAAAAAAGAAAAGCCGAAACGATTTGTTTTGAAACAGGCCTGCGGCAAAGCCTGTGAAGTAGCAAAAACCTATCCTGATCAATGGGTTCTCGGCGCGGATACCGTTGTCGTCCTGGACGGGAAGATTCTCGGTAAACCAAAGGACGCGGCACAGGCCGTCAAAATGTTGAAGGCTTTATCGGGCCGTCAGCACAGCGTGTATACCGGTTTGGCCTTGGTTTGCGGCAAAACGGTCAAAACGAAAGTGGTCAAGACCGATGTCTGGTTCCGTAAGTTGACAGTCAAAGAGATCACCGGTTATGTTGAGAGCGGCGAACCGTTGGATAAGGCCGGCGCCTATGGCATACAGGGCGGCGCCGCTTCGTTCGTCACCAAGTTGAACGGTTCGTACACGAATGTGGTCGGTTTGCCGTTGGCACAGCTTCAGACGATGCTGAAGAAGGCGAAGGTTCTTTTGTGA
- the cbiB gene encoding adenosylcobinamide-phosphate synthase CbiB → MITTLTAFFIDCIIGDPKSRFHPVAVMGAAISALERFFYGEAHSRYSRFFFGFLLTAVMLSAVFDLFYALVWALDTYTEPSFSAVIQGILLSFFICPRALARAGGSVRNSLLRHRLTEARAKLALIVGRDTAQLTERETARAAVETVAENTIDGIVSPLFFFALGGLPLAAVYRAVNTLDSMIGYRNERYLYFGRVAARTDDVFNLIPARLTGLLLVFSAALLGFSYRNAWKMMLRDALKHPSPNGGYAEAAVAGALRIRLGGFNSYFGKQSFRAYMGDEQQPIGTRQIAQTVQLMYMTTLLAVLLTALCRAFL, encoded by the coding sequence ATGATTACAACATTAACGGCTTTTTTTATAGACTGCATTATCGGTGATCCGAAAAGCAGGTTTCATCCTGTTGCCGTCATGGGGGCGGCCATCAGTGCACTGGAACGTTTTTTTTATGGAGAAGCGCATTCCCGGTACAGCCGCTTTTTCTTTGGTTTTCTGCTTACGGCCGTTATGCTGAGCGCCGTTTTTGATCTTTTTTACGCTCTCGTCTGGGCTTTAGACACCTATACCGAGCCATCTTTTTCGGCCGTTATACAAGGGATACTGTTGAGTTTCTTTATCTGTCCCCGAGCGCTGGCTCGTGCCGGCGGCAGCGTTCGCAACAGCTTGTTGCGCCATCGTCTGACGGAAGCGCGAGCGAAACTGGCTCTTATTGTCGGCCGTGATACGGCGCAGCTGACGGAGCGGGAAACGGCGCGGGCCGCTGTGGAAACGGTCGCTGAAAATACGATCGACGGCATCGTTTCGCCGCTCTTCTTTTTCGCCCTCGGCGGCTTGCCGCTGGCGGCCGTGTACCGCGCCGTCAATACTCTTGATTCGATGATCGGTTATCGTAATGAGCGGTACCTGTACTTCGGCCGTGTCGCCGCCAGGACAGACGATGTTTTCAACCTCATTCCGGCGCGCCTGACAGGGCTGCTCCTCGTTTTTTCCGCCGCTCTTCTCGGCTTTTCCTATCGTAACGCCTGGAAGATGATGCTGCGCGATGCGTTGAAGCATCCCAGCCCGAACGGCGGTTATGCCGAAGCGGCCGTAGCCGGCGCTTTACGGATTCGGCTCGGCGGTTTCAATTCCTATTTCGGCAAGCAGTCGTTCCGGGCTTATATGGGTGATGAGCAGCAGCCTATAGGGACACGGCAGATTGCGCAGACGGTACAGCTCATGTATATGACAACGTTGCTGGCTGTCTTGCTTACGGCACTTTGCCGCGCTTTTTTATAA
- a CDS encoding MFS transporter, whose translation MTERTIWTKNFVLITIANGLLFVNFHCLVPTIAMYAASLGASGSEIGIIAGIFAFSAILVRLFTDAFVQRLGKRGCLVLGLFLSLSATVSYGMFTNFHALLLARIVHGFGFGLSTTFAAALAVDVIPLRHRGEGLGYFGLGNTVSMGAAPAIGVAVFSNVNAVALFAMSAGAALLSLLLFRCVSGSQKEEKSSLAETARKKLPLPLKNRLYEKGTGIISLFAVLFGFVFASVNTYLPLMAQEKGIPYSGFFFLIGTLFTFLSRLFGGKLYDRRGPFSVIIPGLLIYSVFLLLLLSASSAAMLLFSSAFFGLGAGLVMPSVMTWLFNTAAPERRSNAGATYYNMLDLGTCTGIIVLGAAAGAVGYVVIFKYVLAVMAFYLIFALWVYKRWRER comes from the coding sequence ATGACGGAAAGAACGATATGGACGAAAAATTTTGTTTTGATTACCATTGCCAATGGGTTGTTGTTTGTTAATTTTCATTGCTTAGTGCCGACAATTGCCATGTATGCCGCCTCGCTGGGAGCGAGCGGCAGTGAAATTGGCATTATTGCCGGCATTTTTGCGTTTTCGGCCATTCTTGTCCGGTTGTTTACAGACGCCTTTGTTCAGCGTCTCGGCAAACGGGGCTGCCTTGTTCTGGGGCTTTTTTTATCGCTGAGCGCAACGGTCAGCTACGGTATGTTTACAAATTTCCATGCGTTGCTGCTGGCGCGGATCGTTCACGGTTTCGGCTTTGGTCTGAGCACGACCTTTGCTGCGGCGCTGGCTGTGGACGTCATACCTTTACGCCATCGCGGCGAAGGTCTCGGCTATTTCGGATTGGGCAATACCGTTTCCATGGGAGCGGCGCCGGCTATTGGCGTCGCCGTTTTCAGCAATGTCAATGCCGTTGCGCTTTTCGCCATGTCGGCAGGGGCGGCGCTCTTGTCGTTGCTGTTGTTCCGCTGCGTTTCCGGGTCTCAAAAGGAAGAGAAGAGCAGCCTTGCAGAGACGGCGCGAAAGAAACTTCCTCTTCCGCTGAAAAACAGGCTTTATGAAAAAGGGACAGGAATCATTTCCCTTTTTGCTGTTCTTTTCGGCTTTGTATTTGCCAGCGTTAACACGTATTTACCGCTTATGGCACAAGAGAAAGGGATCCCGTACAGCGGCTTTTTCTTTCTTATCGGTACCTTATTCACCTTTCTCTCCCGGCTTTTCGGCGGCAAGCTTTATGACCGTCGCGGTCCCTTTTCCGTTATCATACCGGGACTGCTTATTTACAGCGTCTTTTTACTCCTCCTCCTGTCCGCTTCCTCCGCGGCGATGCTCCTGTTTTCTTCCGCATTTTTCGGTCTCGGCGCAGGTCTCGTGATGCCGTCCGTCATGACCTGGCTCTTCAATACGGCGGCGCCTGAACGGCGCAGCAATGCCGGTGCCACATATTATAACATGCTCGATCTGGGCACCTGTACCGGTATTATCGTTTTAGGTGCGGCAGCCGGAGCAGTAGGCTATGTTGTGATTTTTAAATACGTACTGGCCGTTATGGCCTTTTATCTGATCTTTGCCCTCTGGGTATA
- a CDS encoding fumarylacetoacetate hydrolase family protein has translation MQIRKLVTFEDMGLMQWGVLNETETGVYSALALEEAFFTPLPEMLSEFIRQGTEGLLALADGLEQNEREQAVPARPLDTVTILSPFPRVERNIFCIGKNYTEHIAEFDKTAQPDVPKYPIIFTKAGTAVIGPDDAIDSHENVTSEVDYEGELAVIIGKAGADIPASEAMDHVYGFTILNDVTARDLQRNHRQWFHGKSLDTFCPVGPYILLRDAAPDTFEVITKVNGEIRQDGSTADLIFPIPQLIAVISQGTTLQVGDIIATGTPSGVGVGFTPPRYLQKGDTVEITIPQIGTLKNTVK, from the coding sequence ATGCAAATACGAAAACTGGTAACTTTTGAAGATATGGGGCTGATGCAATGGGGCGTTCTCAACGAGACCGAAACGGGCGTATACAGCGCCCTTGCCTTGGAAGAAGCTTTTTTTACGCCATTGCCCGAAATGCTGAGTGAATTTATCCGTCAGGGAACGGAAGGCCTTTTGGCTCTGGCCGACGGTTTGGAACAAAATGAACGGGAACAGGCCGTACCTGCCAGGCCGCTCGATACGGTGACTATTTTATCTCCTTTTCCGCGCGTAGAGCGGAACATCTTTTGTATCGGTAAGAATTATACCGAACATATTGCCGAATTCGACAAAACAGCGCAACCTGACGTACCGAAATATCCGATCATCTTCACCAAAGCCGGTACGGCCGTCATCGGTCCCGACGACGCCATTGACAGTCACGAAAACGTCACATCCGAAGTCGACTACGAAGGGGAATTGGCCGTCATCATCGGCAAGGCCGGCGCCGATATCCCCGCCTCGGAAGCGATGGACCACGTCTACGGCTTTACCATTCTCAACGACGTGACCGCCCGCGACCTGCAACGCAATCACCGGCAGTGGTTCCACGGAAAAAGTCTGGACACGTTCTGCCCTGTCGGTCCGTACATATTGCTCCGCGATGCCGCTCCCGACACCTTTGAAGTCATTACGAAGGTCAACGGAGAAATTCGTCAGGACGGTTCGACGGCCGATTTGATCTTCCCCATTCCCCAACTCATTGCCGTCATTTCCCAGGGAACGACACTGCAAGTCGGCGATATCATCGCCACAGGCACGCCATCTGGCGTCGGCGTCGGCTTCACGCCGCCCCGTTACCTGCAAAAGGGAGATACCGTCGAGATCACGATCCCTCAGATCGGAACGCTGAAAAACACGGTCAAATAG